One Streptosporangium becharense genomic window, GGCGGCCCAGGCGTTGGAAGGGTTGAAGCGGGTGATGTCTTCGAGGTTGTTGTTCTCGTCGCGCATGTAGCCGCGGGGGTGGACTCCGGCGATATTGCGGCTGGTGGTGGGCAGGGTGGTGGCGGGCAGGGCGTTCGGGGCGAGCAGGCGGGTGTACAGGGCGATGGACAGGCTCCGGCCGGTGAGCTTCTCGATCAGCAGACCGAGTGCGGCATATCCGGTGTTGGAGTAGGCCCAGCGGTCGCCGGGGGCGGAGGTGGGCGGCAGGCTGGTGCCGATGTCGATCAGTTGCCGGGGGGTGTAGGTGGTGGTGGCCAGGCGGCGCAGCCCGGCCGGGGTGTCGTCGAAGGTGGTGGCGTAGTCGGCGATGCCGCTGGTGTGGTTGAGCAGCATCCGGACGGTGATCCGATCCCCACCGGGGAGCAGGCCGGGCAGGTGCCGGTCGATGGGGTCGTCCAGGGCGAGCCTGTTCCGGCCGGCGAGTTGGAGGACCAGGGCGGCGATGAGGGTCTTGGTGACGCTGCCGATGCGCCAGCGCCCGTCGGCTGGGACGGGAGCGCCGGTGCGGGTGTTGCCGGTGCCGGCGGTGCC contains:
- a CDS encoding serine hydrolase domain-containing protein produces the protein MKPRVLASLLLTLPLLVSAPTPAAAQPTRRQAVQAALDAIVAAGAPGALAEVRDENGRWSGTAGTGNTRTGAPVPADGRWRIGSVTKTLIAALVLQLAGRNRLALDDPIDRHLPGLLPGGDRITVRMLLNHTSGIADYATTFDDTPAGLRRLATTTYTPRQLIDIGTSLPPTSAPGDRWAYSNTGYAALGLLIEKLTGRSLSIALYTRLLAPNALPATTLPTTSRNIAGVHPRGYMRDENNNLEDITRFNPSNAWAAGAVISTAADVNRFFTRLLQGRLFPAHLLTQMQQTVPVAPGFAYGLGLMKLTLTCGTTVWGHKGHIPGYATYSFHNDRRSITVAATALPAPDDAAVDQAMNHALNAEFCT